The segment CTCAGCTATTAAAAGCTATGCGTAAAGTTATTACTATTGCCTTTACCGCAAAGATAAGAATTGGTTGGGATCAAAACTCAATGAATGCTGTTGAAATAGCACATATAATTGAACAAGAGGGTGTTGATGCGCTTTTTGTTCATGGACGAACACGCTCCGCAGGCTTTTCAGGAAAACCAAATCTCGATAAAATTAAAGAAGTAAAAGAACGGGTTAACATTCCCTTGTTTGGCAATGGAGATATAAAAGATGTCTCAAGCGCAGAAGAGATGCTCTCCCAAACGGGATGCGATGGTCTTATGATAGGACGATACGGTTTTGAAGACCCAAGCGTATTTAATAGAATCGATGCTGCATTAAACAATGAATTGATTCCGGAAAAACCATCCCGCAAAGAACTTCTTCTTCTTTTAAGGCACTTATGTGAAAAACTATTTATTTATTATGGCGATAAAAGAGGCGTCTTTCGTTCGAAAAACGCACTGCTTTTCTGCCTACGAAATTTTCATGGGGCAAGCACTATGAGAAGACAGATATCACAATTTAACACACAAGATGATTTTAATACATTCTTCGAAGATCAATTAGGTAGACAATGCAATTAAGGTCGAGTAGATATAATATGGCCGTCACACTTAGACATGCTTTGTGTTCCCTGTTACTCTCCCCTTTCGGTTTGGAGAGTGTCACATTATTCTGTCTTATGCTTCGACTTCAACACCCCTCACAGAA is part of the Candidatus Ancaeobacter aquaticus genome and harbors:
- the dusB gene encoding tRNA dihydrouridine synthase DusB encodes the protein MTEINIGSLTLKNNLVMAPLAGYTDWPFRQILSKFKCSLAYTEMVSAKALSMNHQKTKELLFFEKTTPSLMHGCQLFGSDVESMTKASQIVQKMGYNAIDINIGCPCPKIIKSGAGSILLTNPMKLSQLLKAMRKVITIAFTAKIRIGWDQNSMNAVEIAHIIEQEGVDALFVHGRTRSAGFSGKPNLDKIKEVKERVNIPLFGNGDIKDVSSAEEMLSQTGCDGLMIGRYGFEDPSVFNRIDAALNNELIPEKPSRKELLLLLRHLCEKLFIYYGDKRGVFRSKNALLFCLRNFHGASTMRRQISQFNTQDDFNTFFEDQLGRQCN